One genomic region from Bubalus bubalis isolate 160015118507 breed Murrah chromosome 24, NDDB_SH_1, whole genome shotgun sequence encodes:
- the GNG13 gene encoding guanine nucleotide-binding protein G(I)/G(S)/G(O) subunit gamma-13 isoform X1 — MGGAPAQALPGSLAHHSSSPSRGPRHLCPRGRRPSPRLATSEAPDAMEEWDVPQMKKEVESLKYQLAFKREMSSKTIPELLKWIEEGIPKDPFLNPDLMKNNPWVERGKCAIL; from the exons ATGGGCGGGGCACCTGCCCAGGCTTTGCCTGGCTCGCTCGCCCATCACTCGTCCTCGCCATCCCGTGGCCCTCGTCATCTCTGTCCTCGCGGTCGCCGTCCAAG ccccaggctggcCACTTCTGAAGCCCCCGACGCCATGGAGGAGTGGGACGTGCCCCAGATGAAGAAGGAAGTCGAGAGCCTCAAGTACCAGTTGGCTTTCAAGAGGGAGATGTCGTCTAAGACCATCCCTGA GCTCCTCAAGTGGATCGAGGAAGGGATTCCCAAGGACCCCTTCCTGAACCCCGACCTGATGAAGAACAACCCATGGGTGGAGAGGGGCAAGTGCGCCATCCTGTGA
- the GNG13 gene encoding guanine nucleotide-binding protein G(I)/G(S)/G(O) subunit gamma-13 isoform X2, with the protein MEEWDVPQMKKEVESLKYQLAFKREMSSKTIPELLKWIEEGIPKDPFLNPDLMKNNPWVERGKCAIL; encoded by the exons ATGGAGGAGTGGGACGTGCCCCAGATGAAGAAGGAAGTCGAGAGCCTCAAGTACCAGTTGGCTTTCAAGAGGGAGATGTCGTCTAAGACCATCCCTGA GCTCCTCAAGTGGATCGAGGAAGGGATTCCCAAGGACCCCTTCCTGAACCCCGACCTGATGAAGAACAACCCATGGGTGGAGAGGGGCAAGTGCGCCATCCTGTGA
- the CHTF18 gene encoding chromosome transmission fidelity protein 18 homolog isoform X1 — protein sequence MEDYELELYGVEDDFDSQFAAELEVLAELEGTAALSPSRDPRPTVGRPRLTFEEAIAGGDAAIHCSPGGPPRNSKGSVRKRHLAPDIQGDRSLPPTPHIKRSRLQAVRRLNFRSEEMEEMTPPDSPTLDITPPPSPEIPDELLGEGPLDSGADAGLTQASLATRNPVLRRPPVLEDYVNVTSTGGDRAFLVLRADPVGTGVQSPFRDIRWRGRGQLDLLGMPFASLKEKVDSERRQRLLEEAQRLSDMLCSLRSQEMEEETQPSEAPEEEPADSQDASQHCLWVDEFAPQRYTELLSDDFTNRCLLKWLKLWDLVVFGREKPVRKPRPSAEPARGGKEATASSKWKSHEQVLEEMLEAELDPSGRPRQKVALLCGPPGLGKTTLAHVIARHAGYCVVEMNASDDRSPEAFRTRIEAATQMESVLGAGGRPNCLVIDEIDGAPTAAINVLLSVLDRKGPQQAGPGGPSVPTGGGRRRRAEAGLLMRPIICICNDPFAPSLRQLKQQALLLHFPPTLPSRLMQRLQEISLRRGMRADPGALAALCEKTDNDIRACINALQFLHRRGQRELSVQAVQSTRIGLKDQRKGLFSVWQEVFQLPRAQRRRVGQDSTLPTHMLLLGDQLSGSGPLAAEAPLTTAAQRFYHILHMAASAGEHEKVVQEVTGSDEWGQQARPFWPPHGPVATRCSLQGLFDNFLRMRLRDSSLGAVCTALDWLAFDDLLGRAALHGQSFQLMRYLPFLLPAFHLLFASSHVPRITFPSSQQEAQNRMNQTQNLIQTLVSGITPATRSRAAPQALILDTLCLLLDILTPKLRPVSTQLYSAREKQQLASLVGTMLAYSLTYRQDRTPDGQYIYRLEPNVEEVCRFPELPARKPLTYQAKQLIAREVEVEKMRRMEALARARDGPQVDGGPPGGSGEKELQPPAPCNHKQRLECILKRAALEEQPERDFFGRVVVKRAAAPSTGHEAPETDTAERRVGTAVGRSDVWFRFKEGVSNAVRRSLYIRDLL from the exons ATGGAGGACTACGAGCTGGAGCTGTACGGCGTCGAGGACGATTTCGACAGCCAATTCGCGGCCGAGCTCGAGGTGCTGGCCGAGCTGGAAG GGACTGCCGCCCTGTCGCCTTCCAGGGACCCCCGGCCCACTGTGGGTCGGCCCCGCCTGACGTTCGAGGAGGCAATTGCTGGAGGGGACGCTGCCATTCACTGTTCTCCAGGCGGACCTCCAAGGAACAGCAAGGGCAGTGTCAGGAAGAGGCATCTGGCTCCTGACATCCAGGGCGACAGATCCCTGCCCCCTA CTCCCCACATCAAACGGTCCAGACTGCAGGCTGTCAGGAGACTGAACTTTAGGTcggaggagatggaagagatgacACCTCCTGATTCCCCGACTCTGGACATCACTCCCCCACCAAGTCCCGAGATACCTGATGAGCTGTTGGGCGAAGG GCCCTTAGACTCTGGGGCTGATGCGGGTCTCACTCAGGCCTCGCTAGCCACCCGCAATCCTGTTTTGCGGCGGCCCCCAGTCTTGGAAGACTACGTCAATGTGACCTCCACGGGCGGCGACCGGGCCTTTCTGGTGCTTCGGGCTGACCCAGTGGGCACTGGGGTGCAG AGCCCTTTCCGTGACATCCGGTGGCGTGGCCGTGGCCAGTTGGACCTGCTGGGCATGCCCTTCGCCTCCCTGAAGGAGAAGGTCGACAGCGAG CGGCGGCAGCGACTGCTGGAAGAGGCCCAGCGGCTCTCAGACATGCTGTGCAG TCTCAGGTcacaggagatggaggaggagaccCAGCCCTCAGAGGCGCCTGAGGAGGAGCCAGCTGACAGCCAAGATGCCTCCCAGCATTGCCTCTGGGTGGATGAGTTTGCACCACAGCGCTATACGGAGCTGCTCAGTGATGAC TTCACTAACCGCTGCCTTCTCAAGTGGCTGAAGCTGTGGGACCTAGTGGTGTTTGGCCGAGAGAAGCCTGTCCGGAAGCCTAGGCCCAGTGCAGAACCGGCTCGTGGTGGCAAGGAGGCCACAGCTTCCAGCAAGTGGAAAAGCCACGAACAAGTTCTCGAGGAGATGCTGGAGGCTGAGCTGGACCCAAGTGGGCGGCCCCGGCAGAAG GTGGCACTGCTGTGTGGGCCCCCAGGGCTGGGCAAGACCACCCTGGCCCACGTGATTGCGCGGCACGCTGGGTACTGCGTGGTGGAGATGAATGCGAG TGATGACCGCAGCCCTGAAGCCTTCCGCACGCGCATCGAGGCGGCCACGCAGATGGAGTCCGTCCTGGGTGCTGGTGGGAGACCCAACTGCCTGGTCATCGACGAGATCGATGGGGCCCCCACG GCTGCCATTAATGTTCTCCTGAGTGTCTTGGATCGCAAGGGCCCACAGCAGGCAGGGCCAGGGGGCCCATCTGTGCCCACAGGCGGGGGGCGGCGGCGCCGGGCAGAGGCGGGGCTCCTGATGAGGCCCATTATCTGCATCTGCAACGACCC GTTCGCGCCCTCTCTCCGGCAGCTGAAGCAGCAGGCCCTCCTGCTACATTTCCCGCCCACGCTGCCCTCCAGGCTCATGCAGCGGCTCCAGGAG ATCTCCCTGCGGCGGGGCATGCGGGCTGACCCTGGCGCTCTGGCGGCCCTCTGTGAGAAGACGGACAACGACATCCGCGCCTGCATCAACGCCCTGCAG TTCCTGCACAGGCGGGGCCAGCGGGAGCTGAGCGTTCAGGCCGTTCAGAGCACGCGCATTGGCCTGAAGGATCAGCGGAAGGGGCTCTTTTCTGTGTGGCAGGAGGTCTTCCAGCTGCCCCGGGCCCAGAG GCGCCGTGTGGGTCAGGACTCAACCCTGCCCACTCACATGCTCCTGCTCGGGGACCAGCTCTCGGGCTCGGGGCCCCTCGCTGCCGAGGCGCCCCTGACCACAGCCGCGCAGCGTTTCTACCACATCTTGCACATGGCCGCATCTGCAGGCGAGCACGAGAAGGTGGTCCAG GAGGTGACTGGGTCAGACGAGTGGGGGCAGCAGGCTAGGCCTTTCTGGCCCCCTCATGGCCCTGTGGCCACTCGCTGCAGCTTACAG GGCCTGTTCGACAACTTCCTGCGGATGAGGCTACGGGACTCCAGCCTGGGCGCCGTGTGCACTGCCCTTGACTGGCTGGCCTTTGACGACCTGCTGGGCCGGGCCGCCCTCCACGGCCAGAGCTTCCAGCTGATGCGCTACCTGCCCTTCCTGCTCCCGGCCTTCCACCTCCTCTTCGCTTCCAGCCACGTGCCACGGATCACCTTCCCCAGCAGCCAGCAGGAG GCCCAGAATCGCATGAACCAGACACAGAACCTGATCCAGACGCTGGTGTCGGGCATCACGCCAGCCACCCGCAGCCGGGCTGCACCGCAGGCACTCATCCTAGACACCCTCTGTCTGCTTCTGGACATCCTCACGCCCAAGCTGCGCCCA GTGAGCACGCAGCTGTACAGCGCCCGAGAGAAGCAGCAGCTGGCCAGCCTGGTAGGCACCATGCTCGCCTACAGCCTCACCTACCGCCAGGACCGCACGCCCGACGGGCAGTACATCTACAGGCTGGAGCC GAATGTGGAGGAGGTTTGCCGCTTTCCCGAGCTGCCCGCCCGCAAGCCCCTCACCTACCAGGCCAAGCAGCTCATTGCCCGCGAGGTGGAAGTGGAGAAGATGCGGAGGATGGAGGCCTTGGCTCGGGCCAGAGATGGCCCCCAG GTGGATGGGGGTCCCCCGGGGGGCTCGGGGGAGAAGGAGCTGCAGCCACCTGCCCCATGCAACCACAAGCAGCGGCTGGAGTGTATCCTGAAGAGAGCCGCCCTGGAGGAACAG CCTGAGAGGGACTTCTTCGGTCGTGTGGTTGTCAAGAGAGCAGCAGCCCCGAGCACAG GGCACGAGGCCCCAGAGACTGACACAGCTGAGCGGCGTGTGGGCACTGCAGTGGGCAGGAGTGACGTGTGGTTCCGCTTCAAGGAGGGCGTCTCCAATGCTGTGCGGCGCAGCCTGTACATCAGAGACTTGCTCTAG
- the CHTF18 gene encoding chromosome transmission fidelity protein 18 homolog isoform X2, whose amino-acid sequence MEDYELELYGVEDDFDSQFAAELEVLAELEGTAALSPSRDPRPTVGRPRLTFEEAIAGGDAAIHCSPGGPPRNSKGSVRKRHLAPDIQGDRSLPPTPHIKRSRLQAVRRLNFRSEEMEEMTPPDSPTLDITPPPSPEIPDELLGEGPLDSGADAGLTQASLATRNPVLRRPPVLEDYVNVTSTGGDRAFLVLRADPVGTGVQSPFRDIRWRGRGQLDLLGMPFASLKEKVDSERRQRLLEEAQRLSDMLCSLRSQEMEEETQPSEAPEEEPADSQDASQHCLWVDEFAPQRYTELLSDDFTNRCLLKWLKLWDLVVFGREKPVRKPRPSAEPARGGKEATASSKWKSHEQVLEEMLEAELDPSGRPRQKVALLCGPPGLGKTTLAHVIARHAGYCVVEMNASDDRSPEAFRTRIEAATQMESVLGAGGRPNCLVIDEIDGAPTAAINVLLSVLDRKGPQQAGPGGPSVPTGGGRRRRAEAGLLMRPIICICNDPFAPSLRQLKQQALLLHFPPTLPSRLMQRLQEISLRRGMRADPGALAALCEKTDNDIRACINALQFLHRRGQRELSVQAVQSTRIGLKDQRKGLFSVWQEVFQLPRAQRRRVGQDSTLPTHMLLLGDQLSGSGPLAAEAPLTTAAQRFYHILHMAASAGEHEKVVQGLFDNFLRMRLRDSSLGAVCTALDWLAFDDLLGRAALHGQSFQLMRYLPFLLPAFHLLFASSHVPRITFPSSQQEAQNRMNQTQNLIQTLVSGITPATRSRAAPQALILDTLCLLLDILTPKLRPVSTQLYSAREKQQLASLVGTMLAYSLTYRQDRTPDGQYIYRLEPNVEEVCRFPELPARKPLTYQAKQLIAREVEVEKMRRMEALARARDGPQVDGGPPGGSGEKELQPPAPCNHKQRLECILKRAALEEQPERDFFGRVVVKRAAAPSTGHEAPETDTAERRVGTAVGRSDVWFRFKEGVSNAVRRSLYIRDLL is encoded by the exons ATGGAGGACTACGAGCTGGAGCTGTACGGCGTCGAGGACGATTTCGACAGCCAATTCGCGGCCGAGCTCGAGGTGCTGGCCGAGCTGGAAG GGACTGCCGCCCTGTCGCCTTCCAGGGACCCCCGGCCCACTGTGGGTCGGCCCCGCCTGACGTTCGAGGAGGCAATTGCTGGAGGGGACGCTGCCATTCACTGTTCTCCAGGCGGACCTCCAAGGAACAGCAAGGGCAGTGTCAGGAAGAGGCATCTGGCTCCTGACATCCAGGGCGACAGATCCCTGCCCCCTA CTCCCCACATCAAACGGTCCAGACTGCAGGCTGTCAGGAGACTGAACTTTAGGTcggaggagatggaagagatgacACCTCCTGATTCCCCGACTCTGGACATCACTCCCCCACCAAGTCCCGAGATACCTGATGAGCTGTTGGGCGAAGG GCCCTTAGACTCTGGGGCTGATGCGGGTCTCACTCAGGCCTCGCTAGCCACCCGCAATCCTGTTTTGCGGCGGCCCCCAGTCTTGGAAGACTACGTCAATGTGACCTCCACGGGCGGCGACCGGGCCTTTCTGGTGCTTCGGGCTGACCCAGTGGGCACTGGGGTGCAG AGCCCTTTCCGTGACATCCGGTGGCGTGGCCGTGGCCAGTTGGACCTGCTGGGCATGCCCTTCGCCTCCCTGAAGGAGAAGGTCGACAGCGAG CGGCGGCAGCGACTGCTGGAAGAGGCCCAGCGGCTCTCAGACATGCTGTGCAG TCTCAGGTcacaggagatggaggaggagaccCAGCCCTCAGAGGCGCCTGAGGAGGAGCCAGCTGACAGCCAAGATGCCTCCCAGCATTGCCTCTGGGTGGATGAGTTTGCACCACAGCGCTATACGGAGCTGCTCAGTGATGAC TTCACTAACCGCTGCCTTCTCAAGTGGCTGAAGCTGTGGGACCTAGTGGTGTTTGGCCGAGAGAAGCCTGTCCGGAAGCCTAGGCCCAGTGCAGAACCGGCTCGTGGTGGCAAGGAGGCCACAGCTTCCAGCAAGTGGAAAAGCCACGAACAAGTTCTCGAGGAGATGCTGGAGGCTGAGCTGGACCCAAGTGGGCGGCCCCGGCAGAAG GTGGCACTGCTGTGTGGGCCCCCAGGGCTGGGCAAGACCACCCTGGCCCACGTGATTGCGCGGCACGCTGGGTACTGCGTGGTGGAGATGAATGCGAG TGATGACCGCAGCCCTGAAGCCTTCCGCACGCGCATCGAGGCGGCCACGCAGATGGAGTCCGTCCTGGGTGCTGGTGGGAGACCCAACTGCCTGGTCATCGACGAGATCGATGGGGCCCCCACG GCTGCCATTAATGTTCTCCTGAGTGTCTTGGATCGCAAGGGCCCACAGCAGGCAGGGCCAGGGGGCCCATCTGTGCCCACAGGCGGGGGGCGGCGGCGCCGGGCAGAGGCGGGGCTCCTGATGAGGCCCATTATCTGCATCTGCAACGACCC GTTCGCGCCCTCTCTCCGGCAGCTGAAGCAGCAGGCCCTCCTGCTACATTTCCCGCCCACGCTGCCCTCCAGGCTCATGCAGCGGCTCCAGGAG ATCTCCCTGCGGCGGGGCATGCGGGCTGACCCTGGCGCTCTGGCGGCCCTCTGTGAGAAGACGGACAACGACATCCGCGCCTGCATCAACGCCCTGCAG TTCCTGCACAGGCGGGGCCAGCGGGAGCTGAGCGTTCAGGCCGTTCAGAGCACGCGCATTGGCCTGAAGGATCAGCGGAAGGGGCTCTTTTCTGTGTGGCAGGAGGTCTTCCAGCTGCCCCGGGCCCAGAG GCGCCGTGTGGGTCAGGACTCAACCCTGCCCACTCACATGCTCCTGCTCGGGGACCAGCTCTCGGGCTCGGGGCCCCTCGCTGCCGAGGCGCCCCTGACCACAGCCGCGCAGCGTTTCTACCACATCTTGCACATGGCCGCATCTGCAGGCGAGCACGAGAAGGTGGTCCAG GGCCTGTTCGACAACTTCCTGCGGATGAGGCTACGGGACTCCAGCCTGGGCGCCGTGTGCACTGCCCTTGACTGGCTGGCCTTTGACGACCTGCTGGGCCGGGCCGCCCTCCACGGCCAGAGCTTCCAGCTGATGCGCTACCTGCCCTTCCTGCTCCCGGCCTTCCACCTCCTCTTCGCTTCCAGCCACGTGCCACGGATCACCTTCCCCAGCAGCCAGCAGGAG GCCCAGAATCGCATGAACCAGACACAGAACCTGATCCAGACGCTGGTGTCGGGCATCACGCCAGCCACCCGCAGCCGGGCTGCACCGCAGGCACTCATCCTAGACACCCTCTGTCTGCTTCTGGACATCCTCACGCCCAAGCTGCGCCCA GTGAGCACGCAGCTGTACAGCGCCCGAGAGAAGCAGCAGCTGGCCAGCCTGGTAGGCACCATGCTCGCCTACAGCCTCACCTACCGCCAGGACCGCACGCCCGACGGGCAGTACATCTACAGGCTGGAGCC GAATGTGGAGGAGGTTTGCCGCTTTCCCGAGCTGCCCGCCCGCAAGCCCCTCACCTACCAGGCCAAGCAGCTCATTGCCCGCGAGGTGGAAGTGGAGAAGATGCGGAGGATGGAGGCCTTGGCTCGGGCCAGAGATGGCCCCCAG GTGGATGGGGGTCCCCCGGGGGGCTCGGGGGAGAAGGAGCTGCAGCCACCTGCCCCATGCAACCACAAGCAGCGGCTGGAGTGTATCCTGAAGAGAGCCGCCCTGGAGGAACAG CCTGAGAGGGACTTCTTCGGTCGTGTGGTTGTCAAGAGAGCAGCAGCCCCGAGCACAG GGCACGAGGCCCCAGAGACTGACACAGCTGAGCGGCGTGTGGGCACTGCAGTGGGCAGGAGTGACGTGTGGTTCCGCTTCAAGGAGGGCGTCTCCAATGCTGTGCGGCGCAGCCTGTACATCAGAGACTTGCTCTAG